Proteins co-encoded in one Anabas testudineus chromosome 8, fAnaTes1.2, whole genome shotgun sequence genomic window:
- the LOC113159097 gene encoding trafficking regulator of GLUT4 1, translated as MATSPSAAQESRSMEESQQPEQPVSTQEAGEADHTAVTSQPASAEQQALPATTDEAEQVEEGKAMDHLTVISENMETSNGIGPVMVDSSPTVPSVSPKQHAKPGGHANGRARLGSRSGSLAAGSPRPSLTRQPSAITEAAVDGSKPRDYLILAILSCFCPLWPINIVALTFSVMSRNSLQQGNVDGARRLGRNAMVLSVVSILGGIAIITAAIALNWGLILKS; from the exons ATGGCCACCAGTCCCAGCGCTGCCCAGGAATCCCGCAGCATGGAGGAGTCCCAGCAGCCGGAGCAGCCAGTCAGCACCCAGGAAGCTGGAGAAGCCGACCACACCGCTGTCACTTCTCAACCAGCCAGTGCCGAGCAGCAAGCCCTCCCCGCAACAACAGATGAGGCCGAACAAGTGGAGGAGGGAAAAGCCATGGACCACCTGACAGTGATCAGTGAAAACATGGAGACCA GTAACGGTATTGGCCCAGTGATGGTCGACTCCTCTCCCACAGTGCCCTCTGTGTCGCCCAAGCAGCACGCCAAGCCGGGAGGCCACGCTAATGGTCGGGCTCGTTTGGGCAGCCGGTCTGGCTCGTTAGCGGCGGGCTCACCCAGGCCCTCGCTCACCCGCCAGCCCAGTGCAATCACAGAGGCCGCTGTGGATGGATCCAAGCCGAGAGACTATTTGATCCTGGCCATCCTGTCCTGCTTCTGCCCACTGTGGCCTATCAACATCGTAGCCCTCACGTTCTCCGTGATG TCCAGAAACAGTCTGCAGCAAGGTAACGTGGATGGAGCTCGTCGTTTGGGTCGTAACGCAATGGTTCTGTCTGTGGTGTCCATCCTAGGCGGCATCGCTATCATCACTGCAGCTATTGCCCTCAACTGGGGAT TGATTTTAAAATCCTGA